Proteins from a single region of Verrucosispora sp. NA02020:
- a CDS encoding Ig domain-containing protein has translation MLLIGVAAPAAAAPVVADPLIVDPAAVDPVIVDPAVVTIAVTSDPPPSGVTAHEPYPGHTFTATGDEEIRFSLVAGAIPPGLALSSAGTLTGTPTVASRFAFTVRATGSPSGEFADHQVTVVVAQPVVTVTSPAPVSPWYVGQVYPTHRFVVSGGTAPHTVSLGSGALPPGLSLSSAGVLAGSPSQAGRYRLDLLATDANGFQGRQEVTLVIATPAVVVTSAAPPRGTAGQAYSFRFSADGDSDIRFGLAAGALPDGLVLAADGVLSGTPTVAGSFDFTVRATGTATSDTEELSLVVYPDPTATPSVSPTPTEQPTAYPTAPSQSPTPTAAAPSPSRTTGAWLPVTGENSALVLMLLGVVAFSIGGILLVVAYRRRQGFTAG, from the coding sequence ATGCTGCTGATCGGCGTCGCCGCGCCCGCTGCCGCAGCACCGGTCGTCGCCGATCCGCTGATCGTGGATCCGGCCGCCGTCGATCCGGTGATCGTGGATCCGGCGGTCGTCACCATCGCCGTCACCTCCGACCCGCCGCCGTCCGGGGTGACCGCCCACGAGCCGTACCCGGGTCACACCTTCACCGCCACCGGCGACGAGGAGATCCGGTTCTCGCTGGTCGCCGGCGCGATCCCGCCCGGTCTGGCGCTCTCCTCGGCCGGGACCCTGACCGGTACGCCCACCGTGGCGAGTCGCTTCGCCTTCACCGTCCGGGCCACCGGTTCGCCGAGCGGGGAGTTCGCCGACCACCAGGTCACCGTGGTGGTGGCGCAGCCGGTCGTCACCGTCACCTCGCCGGCGCCGGTCTCGCCCTGGTACGTCGGGCAGGTCTACCCGACGCACCGGTTCGTCGTCTCGGGCGGCACCGCCCCGCACACCGTCTCGCTGGGCTCGGGCGCGTTGCCGCCGGGCCTGTCGCTCTCCTCGGCCGGTGTCCTCGCGGGCAGCCCCAGCCAGGCCGGCCGTTACCGGTTGGACCTGCTGGCGACCGACGCGAACGGCTTCCAGGGGCGCCAGGAGGTCACGCTGGTGATCGCCACGCCGGCCGTGGTGGTCACCTCGGCCGCCCCGCCACGCGGCACGGCCGGGCAGGCGTACTCGTTCCGGTTCTCCGCCGACGGCGACTCCGACATCCGGTTCGGGCTGGCCGCCGGGGCGCTGCCCGACGGGCTCGTGCTCGCGGCGGACGGCGTGCTCAGCGGCACCCCGACCGTCGCCGGGAGCTTCGACTTCACGGTCCGCGCCACCGGCACCGCGACCAGCGACACCGAGGAGCTGTCGCTGGTCGTCTACCCCGACCCGACGGCCACCCCGTCGGTCTCGCCGACCCCCACCGAGCAGCCGACCGCGTACCCGACCGCGCCGTCGCAGAGCCCGACGCCGACCGCCGCCGCGCCGTCGCCGTCCCGGACGACCGGGGCCTGGCTGCCGGTCACCGGGGAGAACTCGGCCCTGGTGCTGATGCTCCTCGGTGTCGTGGCGTTCAGCATCGGCGGCATCCTGCTGGTGGTGGCGTACCGCCGTCGGCAGGGGTTCACCGCGGGGTGA
- a CDS encoding bifunctional diguanylate cyclase/phosphodiesterase: MEPPDPRNLVPPGRTAPFSVFVGLVLVVAVLLSVGPMVSFAGTLPDLPAAFWTMAVLAVACDARPFLPPGRRPSSSAVFPSTCFTFAILLGWGLGPAVAVQAVAVLVSGARMRHTPWRVAFNAGQYACALAAAYAVTRLGPGGIFDGGRLGWTDIAAIGGAGVAWFVVNYGLVTTAVRLRFGERWWPNARHGLPFELLSTGSLLLLAPVLVTAARASAALVPLVLVPLFAVYRMARLTVEQHQLAALDPLTGLPNRKALLSEVNEQVHRHAERAARGEPGARLALLLIDLDRFKNVNDALGHAVGDRLLVEVSARLTDLVPAPDLVVRLGGDEFAIVMTGVDDVTEARALADRVVRVLAEPVPLDGLPLDVGGSIGIALYPEHGEDFATLMRHADVAMYDAKHRNDTVAVYTAESDHNSAERLGLLADLRRVLDAGAAARSAAATPGEAPGTRDGDTTPVVRGGDGAALTASPVVRQRGAGRWFRRRHRPPVVASDDELIARIVTGADPILRRTARPVDPAAVPGEPWSGPVGAHRSGDEGTPFAGAAIGGDPAGDAGEITMYYQPQVAIATGEVVGVEALLRWRHPRRGMVDPEELIRVAEQSAVMRLLTRRVVDDVVEQLAKWSAAGLGLRAALNVSVRDLHTGEIADQIADRLTRYGVAPERLQLEITEGALMADPRRVLTTITRLHRIGVGIALDDFGTGYSSLQHLRRLPLSEVKVDRSFVLGMTEDSDDAAIVRSTIELGKALGLRVVAEGVEDEKTWRMLHAAGCDAAQGWFYARPMPAEELVAWLGRYRPVRPLGGHDEPDVPRRSPR; encoded by the coding sequence ATGGAGCCGCCCGATCCGCGCAACCTCGTCCCGCCCGGGCGCACCGCGCCGTTCTCGGTCTTCGTCGGCCTCGTGCTGGTCGTGGCCGTGCTGCTCTCCGTCGGGCCGATGGTCTCGTTCGCCGGAACGCTGCCCGACCTGCCGGCGGCGTTCTGGACGATGGCCGTGCTCGCCGTCGCCTGCGACGCGCGCCCGTTCCTGCCGCCCGGCCGGCGGCCCTCCTCGTCCGCGGTCTTCCCGTCGACCTGCTTCACCTTCGCCATCCTGCTCGGCTGGGGTCTCGGCCCGGCAGTCGCGGTGCAGGCGGTCGCCGTGCTGGTCTCCGGAGCCCGGATGCGGCACACCCCCTGGCGGGTCGCCTTCAACGCCGGGCAGTACGCCTGCGCGCTGGCCGCCGCGTACGCCGTCACCCGGCTCGGGCCGGGCGGCATCTTCGACGGCGGCCGTCTGGGGTGGACCGACATCGCCGCGATCGGCGGGGCCGGGGTGGCCTGGTTCGTGGTGAACTACGGGCTGGTGACCACGGCCGTCCGACTGCGCTTCGGCGAACGGTGGTGGCCCAACGCCCGCCACGGCCTGCCGTTCGAGCTGCTCTCCACCGGGTCCCTGCTGCTGCTCGCGCCGGTGCTGGTCACCGCCGCGCGGGCCAGTGCCGCCCTGGTGCCGCTGGTCCTGGTGCCGCTGTTCGCCGTCTACCGGATGGCCCGGCTCACCGTGGAACAGCACCAACTCGCCGCCCTCGACCCGCTGACCGGGCTGCCCAACCGAAAGGCGCTGCTCAGCGAGGTCAACGAGCAGGTCCACCGGCACGCCGAGCGCGCCGCACGCGGCGAGCCCGGCGCCCGCCTGGCCCTGCTCCTGATCGACCTGGACCGCTTCAAGAACGTCAACGACGCCCTCGGGCACGCCGTCGGCGACCGGCTGCTGGTCGAGGTGAGCGCCCGGCTGACCGACCTGGTGCCGGCGCCGGACCTGGTGGTCCGCCTCGGCGGCGACGAGTTCGCCATCGTGATGACCGGGGTGGACGACGTCACCGAGGCCCGTGCCCTCGCCGACCGGGTGGTGCGGGTCCTCGCCGAGCCGGTGCCGCTGGACGGGCTGCCGCTGGACGTCGGCGGCTCCATCGGCATCGCCCTGTACCCGGAGCACGGCGAGGACTTCGCCACCCTGATGCGCCACGCCGACGTGGCCATGTACGACGCCAAGCACCGCAACGACACGGTCGCCGTCTACACCGCGGAGTCCGACCACAACTCCGCCGAGCGGTTGGGCCTGCTGGCCGACCTGCGGCGGGTGCTGGACGCGGGCGCGGCGGCCCGTTCCGCCGCCGCCACCCCGGGCGAGGCACCCGGGACGCGGGACGGGGACACCACGCCGGTGGTACGCGGCGGGGACGGCGCGGCGCTGACCGCGAGCCCGGTGGTGCGGCAGCGCGGTGCCGGCCGGTGGTTCCGTCGTCGTCACCGGCCGCCGGTGGTCGCGTCCGACGACGAGCTGATCGCCCGGATCGTGACCGGCGCGGACCCGATCCTGCGCCGGACCGCCCGGCCCGTCGACCCGGCGGCGGTCCCCGGCGAGCCGTGGTCCGGACCGGTCGGCGCCCACCGGTCGGGTGACGAGGGCACACCCTTCGCCGGTGCCGCGATCGGCGGTGATCCGGCCGGGGACGCGGGCGAGATCACGATGTACTACCAGCCGCAGGTCGCCATCGCCACCGGCGAGGTGGTCGGGGTCGAGGCGCTGCTGCGGTGGCGGCACCCCCGCCGGGGCATGGTCGACCCGGAGGAACTGATCCGGGTCGCCGAACAGAGTGCGGTGATGCGCCTGCTCACCCGTCGGGTGGTGGACGACGTGGTCGAGCAGTTGGCCAAGTGGTCGGCGGCCGGTCTGGGCCTGCGGGCGGCGCTCAACGTCAGCGTGCGGGACCTGCACACCGGCGAGATCGCCGACCAGATCGCGGACCGGTTGACCCGGTACGGCGTGGCGCCGGAACGGCTGCAACTGGAGATCACCGAGGGTGCGTTGATGGCCGACCCGCGCCGCGTCCTGACCACCATCACCCGCCTGCACCGGATCGGGGTCGGCATCGCACTGGACGACTTCGGCACCGGCTACTCGTCACTGCAACACCTGCGCCGGCTGCCGCTGTCGGAGGTGAAGGTCGACCGGTCCTTCGTCCTCGGGATGACCGAGGACTCCGACGACGCGGCGATCGTCCGGTCGACGATCGAGTTGGGCAAGGCGCTCGGGCTGCGGGTGGTCGCCGAGGGCGTGGAGGACGAGAAGACCTGGCGGATGCTGCACGCGGCCGGGTGTGACGCCGCGCAGGGCTGGTTCTACGCCCGACCGATGCCGGCCGAGGAACTGGTCGCCTGGCTGGGTCGGTACCGACCGGTGCGCCCGCTCGGCGGTCACGACGAGCCGGACGTACCCCGCCGCAGCCCTCGGTGA
- the ligA gene encoding NAD-dependent DNA ligase LigA yields the protein MSEEAIGEQVSAAQEAAAGAEPTPQARERHATLSQELTEHQYRYYVLDAPTVSDADFDRLLRELEALEEEFPALRTPDSPTQRVGGTFSTDFAPVAHAERMMSLDNAFADEELAAWAERVERDAGGPVPYLCELKVDGLAINLTYESGRLVRAATRGDGRTGEDVTANVRSIRDVPGRLTDSAEFGPVPELIEVRGEIYFPVAAFADLNAGLVEQGKAPFANPRNAAAGSLRQKDPRITASRPLCLVVHGIGARRGFQPATQSESYSALRAWGLPTSDRWRVVPDLAGVRDYIAHYAAHRHDVEHEIDGVVVKVDPVPIQGRLGSTSRAPRWAIAFKYPPEEVNTTLLDIEVEVGRTGRVTPRALLQPVKVAGSTVAYATLHNAREVERKGVLIGDTVVIRKAGDVIPEVLGPVVELRPPDARAFVMPTVCPACGTPLAPAKEGDVDIRCPNSRSCPAQLRERVYHLAGRKVFDIEALGYKSAAALLDAQVITDEGDLFSLDAEQLARSPFFVNKDGSLGSNAVKLLDNLAVAKERELWRVLVALSIRHVGPTAAQALARHFRSVEAIDAASEEELSSVDGVGPTIAVSIREWLAVDWHREVIRKWADAGVRMAEEAQGEGPRPLEGVTVVVTGTLSGHSRDQAAEAIQSRGGKVSGSVSKKTGFVVVGDNPGSKADKAAGLKVPILDEEGFQVLLDSGPEAARAVARVEE from the coding sequence GTGTCCGAGGAAGCCATCGGCGAGCAGGTCAGCGCGGCGCAGGAGGCGGCGGCCGGTGCCGAGCCGACCCCGCAGGCACGGGAGCGGCACGCCACGCTGAGCCAGGAGCTGACCGAGCACCAGTACCGCTACTACGTGCTCGACGCGCCGACCGTCTCGGACGCCGATTTCGACCGGCTGCTGCGGGAGCTGGAGGCGCTGGAGGAGGAGTTCCCGGCGCTGCGCACCCCGGACTCGCCGACCCAGCGGGTCGGCGGCACCTTCTCCACCGACTTCGCCCCGGTGGCACACGCCGAACGGATGATGTCGCTGGACAACGCGTTCGCCGACGAGGAGCTGGCGGCGTGGGCCGAACGGGTCGAGCGGGACGCCGGCGGTCCGGTGCCCTACCTGTGCGAGCTGAAGGTCGACGGGCTGGCGATCAACCTCACCTACGAGTCGGGTCGGCTGGTGCGGGCGGCGACCCGGGGCGACGGCCGCACCGGTGAGGACGTCACCGCCAACGTGCGCAGCATCCGGGACGTGCCCGGCCGGTTGACCGACTCGGCGGAGTTCGGGCCGGTCCCCGAGCTGATCGAGGTGCGCGGCGAGATCTACTTCCCGGTCGCCGCCTTCGCCGACCTGAACGCGGGCCTGGTCGAGCAGGGCAAGGCGCCGTTCGCCAACCCGCGTAACGCCGCCGCCGGCAGCCTGCGCCAGAAGGACCCACGGATCACCGCGTCCCGGCCGCTGTGCCTGGTGGTGCACGGCATCGGTGCCCGGCGCGGCTTCCAGCCGGCCACCCAGTCCGAGTCGTACTCCGCGCTGCGGGCCTGGGGGCTGCCGACCAGCGACCGCTGGCGGGTGGTGCCCGACCTGGCCGGCGTCCGGGACTACATCGCGCACTACGCCGCGCACCGGCACGACGTGGAGCACGAGATCGACGGCGTGGTGGTCAAGGTCGACCCGGTGCCGATCCAGGGCCGGCTCGGCTCGACCAGCCGGGCGCCCCGCTGGGCGATCGCCTTCAAGTATCCGCCCGAGGAGGTCAACACCACGCTGCTCGACATCGAGGTCGAGGTGGGACGGACGGGTCGGGTCACGCCCCGGGCGCTGCTCCAGCCGGTGAAGGTGGCCGGCTCCACCGTCGCGTACGCGACCCTGCACAACGCCCGCGAGGTGGAGCGCAAGGGGGTGCTGATCGGCGACACGGTGGTGATCCGCAAGGCCGGCGACGTGATCCCCGAGGTGCTCGGCCCGGTGGTCGAGCTGCGTCCGCCCGACGCCCGGGCGTTCGTGATGCCCACCGTCTGCCCGGCCTGTGGCACCCCGCTCGCCCCGGCGAAGGAGGGCGACGTCGACATCCGTTGCCCCAACTCGCGCAGTTGTCCGGCGCAGTTGCGCGAACGGGTCTACCACCTGGCCGGGCGCAAGGTCTTCGACATCGAGGCGCTCGGCTACAAGAGCGCCGCCGCGCTGCTCGACGCGCAGGTCATCACCGACGAGGGCGACCTCTTCTCGCTCGACGCCGAGCAGTTGGCCCGCTCGCCGTTCTTCGTCAACAAGGACGGCAGCCTCGGCAGCAACGCGGTCAAGCTGCTCGACAACCTCGCCGTCGCCAAGGAACGCGAGCTGTGGCGGGTGCTGGTGGCCCTCTCGATCCGGCACGTCGGGCCGACCGCCGCGCAGGCACTCGCGCGGCACTTCCGGTCGGTCGAGGCGATCGACGCCGCGTCCGAGGAGGAACTCTCCTCCGTCGACGGAGTCGGCCCCACCATCGCGGTGAGCATCCGGGAGTGGCTCGCCGTCGACTGGCACCGCGAGGTGATCCGCAAGTGGGCCGACGCGGGCGTCCGGATGGCCGAGGAGGCGCAGGGGGAGGGCCCGCGTCCGCTGGAGGGGGTGACCGTGGTGGTCACCGGGACCCTGTCCGGTCACTCGCGCGACCAGGCCGCCGAGGCGATCCAGTCCCGGGGCGGCAAGGTCAGCGGCTCGGTGTCGAAGAAGACCGGCTTCGTGGTGGTCGGCGACAATCCCGGGTCCAAGGCGGACAAGGCGGCCGGGCTCAAGGTGCCGATCCTCGACGAGGAGGGCTTCCAGGTGCTGCTCGACTCCGGCCCGGAGGCGGCCCGCGCGGTGGCCCGCGTCGAGGAGTGA
- the gatA gene encoding Asp-tRNA(Asn)/Glu-tRNA(Gln) amidotransferase subunit GatA, whose product MSELTRFTATEIAGLVASGETSAVEVTRAHLDRIAAVDDRVHAFLHVDTEGALAAAREVDARRAAGAELGPLAGVPVAVKDVLTTRGVPTTVGSKILEGWRPPYDSTIVQRLRAAGTVMLGKTNMDEFAMGSSTEYSAYGPTRNPWDTGRIPGGSGGGSAAALAAYEAPLAIGSDTGGSIRQPGAVTGTVGAKPTYGGTSRYGLVAFSSSLDTPGPCARTVLDAALLHEAIGGHDPRDSTSIPAPVPDVVAAARLGATGDLTGVRLGIVSEFVGEGAEPGVMAAFNEAVDALTKLGAEIVEVSCPNFAYALPAYYLIAPSECSSNLARFDGVRFGLRIGDDGNRSLEEVMSLTREAGFGPEVKRRIMLGTYALSSGYYDAYYGQAQKVRTLITRDFTAAFERVDALISPTTPFVAFPLGARTSDPYQMYLADLYTIPTNLYGGPGISVPCGLSDGLPVGLQVMAPTMADDRMYRVAAALESAVGTFTPPTL is encoded by the coding sequence GTGAGCGAGCTGACCAGATTCACCGCCACCGAGATCGCCGGGCTGGTCGCCTCCGGTGAGACCTCGGCGGTCGAGGTGACCCGGGCGCACCTGGACCGGATCGCCGCCGTCGACGACCGGGTGCACGCCTTCCTGCACGTCGACACCGAGGGTGCGCTCGCCGCCGCCCGCGAGGTGGACGCCCGGCGGGCCGCCGGAGCGGAGCTGGGCCCGCTGGCCGGAGTGCCGGTCGCGGTCAAGGACGTGCTCACCACCCGGGGCGTGCCGACCACGGTCGGCTCGAAGATCCTGGAGGGCTGGCGCCCGCCGTACGACTCGACGATCGTGCAGCGGCTGCGCGCCGCCGGCACCGTGATGCTCGGCAAGACCAACATGGACGAGTTCGCCATGGGCTCCTCGACGGAGTACTCGGCGTACGGGCCGACCCGCAACCCGTGGGACACCGGGCGCATCCCGGGCGGCTCCGGCGGGGGCAGCGCGGCGGCACTGGCCGCGTACGAGGCACCGCTGGCGATCGGCTCGGACACCGGCGGCTCGATCCGCCAGCCGGGCGCGGTCACCGGCACCGTCGGCGCGAAGCCGACCTACGGCGGGACCTCCCGGTACGGCCTGGTGGCCTTCTCCTCCTCGCTGGACACGCCCGGCCCGTGCGCGCGTACGGTGCTGGACGCCGCGCTGCTGCACGAGGCGATCGGCGGCCACGACCCGCGTGACTCCACCTCCATCCCGGCCCCGGTGCCGGACGTGGTGGCCGCCGCGAGGCTCGGCGCGACCGGCGACCTGACCGGGGTCCGCCTCGGCATCGTCTCCGAGTTCGTCGGCGAGGGTGCCGAGCCGGGCGTGATGGCCGCCTTCAACGAGGCCGTCGACGCGTTGACGAAGCTGGGCGCGGAGATCGTCGAGGTGTCCTGCCCGAACTTCGCGTACGCGCTGCCGGCCTACTACCTGATCGCCCCGAGCGAGTGCTCCTCCAACCTGGCCCGCTTCGACGGTGTGCGGTTCGGCCTGCGCATCGGCGACGACGGCAACCGGTCGCTGGAGGAGGTCATGTCGCTGACCCGGGAGGCGGGCTTCGGCCCCGAGGTCAAGCGCCGGATCATGCTCGGCACGTACGCGTTGTCGTCGGGCTACTACGACGCGTACTACGGGCAGGCGCAGAAGGTCCGTACGCTGATCACCCGCGACTTCACCGCCGCGTTCGAGCGGGTCGACGCGCTGATCTCGCCGACCACGCCGTTCGTGGCGTTCCCGCTGGGCGCGCGCACCTCCGACCCGTACCAGATGTACCTGGCCGACCTGTACACCATCCCGACCAACCTGTACGGCGGCCCGGGCATCTCGGTGCCGTGCGGTCTCTCCGACGGGCTGCCGGTCGGGTTGCAGGTGATGGCCCCGACGATGGCCGACGACCGGATGTACCGGGTCGCCGCCGCGCTGGAGAGCGCGGTCGGCACCTTCACGCCGCCGACGCTGTGA
- the gatB gene encoding Asp-tRNA(Asn)/Glu-tRNA(Gln) amidotransferase subunit GatB: MTTTLPAYDEVVARFEPVIGLETHVELGTNTKMFCGCPTDFGGEPNTRVCPVCLGLPGSLPVANKAAIEATIRIGLALNCSVAEWCRFARKNYFYPDMPKNFQISQYDEPLCVDGYLDVEVNGETVRIGIERVHLEEDTGKTLHVGGATGRIHGATESLVDYNRAGIPLVEIVTKPIPGTGALAPEVARAYVTELRDVLRSLGVSDVRMEEGSLRCDVNTSLNLPGEEWGTRTETKNVNSLRSVERAVRSEMLRQASVLDAGGRITQETRHFHEDTGDTTPGRSKETATDYRYFPEPDLVPLAPDTAWVAELKAALPELPRLHRRRLQEAWGLSDLDMQSVLNAGAVELIEATIAAGATPAAARKWWLGELSRRANETGVELADVGATPAQVAELQALVDAGKLNDKLARTVLEGVVAGEGTPTEIMTNRNLEVVSDTGALTAAVDEAIAANPDIADKVRSGKVAAAGALVGAVMKTTRGQADAKTVRELILERLGA, from the coding sequence ATGACCACGACGCTGCCCGCGTACGACGAGGTCGTCGCGCGATTCGAGCCGGTGATCGGCCTGGAGACCCACGTCGAGCTGGGCACGAACACGAAGATGTTCTGCGGTTGCCCGACCGACTTCGGCGGCGAGCCGAACACCCGGGTCTGCCCGGTCTGCCTGGGCCTGCCCGGCTCGCTGCCGGTGGCCAACAAGGCGGCCATCGAGGCGACCATCCGGATCGGCCTGGCGCTGAACTGCTCCGTCGCCGAGTGGTGCCGGTTCGCCCGGAAGAACTACTTCTACCCCGACATGCCGAAGAACTTCCAGATCAGCCAGTACGACGAGCCGCTCTGTGTGGACGGCTACCTGGACGTCGAGGTGAACGGCGAGACGGTGCGGATCGGCATCGAGCGGGTGCACCTGGAGGAGGACACCGGCAAGACGCTGCACGTGGGCGGTGCCACCGGCCGGATCCACGGCGCGACCGAGTCGCTCGTCGACTACAACCGGGCCGGCATCCCGCTGGTGGAGATCGTCACCAAGCCGATCCCGGGCACCGGCGCGCTCGCCCCCGAGGTGGCCCGGGCGTACGTCACCGAGCTGCGGGACGTGCTGCGCTCGCTCGGCGTCTCCGACGTGCGGATGGAGGAGGGGTCGCTGCGGTGTGACGTGAACACGTCGCTGAACCTGCCCGGCGAGGAGTGGGGCACCCGCACCGAGACCAAGAACGTCAACTCGCTGCGCTCGGTCGAGCGGGCGGTGCGCTCGGAGATGCTGCGGCAGGCGTCGGTGCTGGACGCGGGCGGGCGGATCACCCAGGAGACCCGGCACTTCCACGAGGACACCGGCGACACCACCCCCGGCCGGTCCAAGGAGACCGCCACCGACTACCGCTACTTCCCCGAGCCGGACCTGGTGCCGCTCGCGCCGGACACCGCCTGGGTGGCCGAGCTGAAGGCGGCCCTGCCGGAGCTGCCCCGGCTGCACCGGCGCCGGCTCCAGGAGGCGTGGGGGCTCTCCGACCTGGACATGCAGTCGGTGCTCAACGCTGGCGCGGTGGAGCTGATCGAGGCCACCATCGCCGCCGGTGCCACCCCGGCCGCCGCCCGCAAGTGGTGGCTGGGCGAGTTGTCCCGGCGGGCCAACGAGACCGGCGTGGAACTGGCCGACGTGGGCGCCACCCCGGCGCAGGTCGCCGAGCTCCAGGCGCTTGTCGACGCCGGCAAGCTCAACGACAAGCTGGCCCGTACGGTGCTGGAGGGCGTGGTCGCGGGCGAGGGTACGCCCACCGAGATCATGACCAACCGGAACCTGGAGGTCGTCTCCGACACCGGCGCGTTGACCGCCGCGGTGGACGAGGCGATCGCCGCCAACCCCGACATCGCCGACAAGGTGCGCAGCGGCAAGGTCGCCGCAGCCGGCGCGCTGGTCGGCGCCGTCATGAAGACCACGCGCGGGCAGGCCGACGCCAAGACCGTCCGCGAGCTGATCCTGGAGCGCCTCGGCGCCTGA
- the gatC gene encoding Asp-tRNA(Asn)/Glu-tRNA(Gln) amidotransferase subunit GatC has product MAAISREEVAHLARLSRLAVTEEELDTFAGQLDVILQAVAQVGEVAAADIPPTSHSVPLTNVLREDVVTPCLTPEEALSGAPDAEEQRFRVPRILDEDVAS; this is encoded by the coding sequence ATGGCCGCCATCTCCCGCGAGGAGGTCGCGCACCTGGCGCGACTGTCGCGGCTCGCCGTGACGGAGGAGGAGCTGGACACCTTCGCCGGCCAGCTCGACGTGATCCTCCAGGCGGTCGCCCAGGTGGGCGAGGTCGCCGCCGCCGACATCCCGCCGACCTCGCACTCGGTGCCGTTGACCAACGTGCTCCGCGAGGACGTCGTGACGCCGTGCCTGACCCCCGAGGAGGCGCTGTCCGGCGCGCCCGACGCCGAGGAGCAGCGGTTCCGCGTTCCGCGGATCCTGGACGAGGATGTGGCATCGTGA